From a region of the Thermoplasmata archaeon genome:
- a CDS encoding branched-chain amino acid ABC transporter permease produces the protein MFLAAANYFVPSTLLAIAALGLNIQWGETGLFNAGVAAFVGIGAYTFGMFATGLVPPTTIGGIPITPGHWGPPIPTDLLLSVLVAMAIPALVGILIAIPTVRLRTDYLAIATLAFAEIVRLVFKNEREFTGGDQNLNLIPRPFQWLVPPGPVSDILFLGIIMAILLGLLFFLNFLYRSPWGRSLKALREDEEAAEAIGKDTFMLKLGATGIGCAVMGLAGALSASYAQTVGPDQFVPFYTFTVYVIVILGGSGNNRGVIVGAYLFYLFEWGAQEIQALPGIPGTASTTIVFGETIVIGLLLIFFILFRPAGIIPERKYIPPEPRKT, from the coding sequence CTGTTCCTCGCCGCGGCCAACTACTTCGTTCCGAGCACCTTGCTCGCGATCGCGGCGTTGGGCTTGAACATCCAGTGGGGGGAAACCGGACTCTTCAACGCGGGCGTCGCGGCCTTCGTTGGGATCGGTGCGTACACGTTCGGGATGTTCGCCACGGGTCTGGTTCCCCCCACGACCATCGGGGGCATCCCCATCACACCGGGACACTGGGGCCCTCCCATCCCGACCGACCTCCTGCTCTCGGTCCTCGTAGCCATGGCCATCCCCGCACTCGTCGGCATCCTCATCGCGATTCCGACCGTGCGGCTCCGGACGGACTACCTCGCGATCGCGACCTTGGCCTTCGCCGAAATCGTGCGCCTCGTGTTCAAGAACGAGCGCGAGTTCACCGGCGGGGACCAGAACCTGAACCTGATCCCCCGCCCGTTCCAGTGGCTCGTACCGCCGGGCCCCGTGTCCGACATCCTGTTCCTCGGCATCATCATGGCGATCCTTCTCGGCCTCCTGTTCTTCTTGAATTTCCTGTACCGGTCGCCATGGGGTCGGTCCCTCAAAGCGCTCCGCGAGGACGAGGAGGCCGCAGAGGCGATCGGCAAGGACACCTTCATGCTGAAACTCGGTGCCACGGGCATCGGGTGTGCGGTGATGGGGCTCGCAGGCGCCTTGTCCGCCTCGTACGCGCAGACCGTGGGCCCGGACCAGTTCGTGCCATTCTACACCTTCACGGTCTATGTGATCGTCATCCTGGGCGGCAGTGGCAACAACCGCGGCGTCATCGTCGGCGCGTACCTGTTCTACCTGTTCGAGTGGGGCGCGCAGGAGATCCAGGCGCTCCCGGGTATCCCGGGCACCGCCTCGACGACGATCGTCTTCGGAGAGACGATCGTGATCGGCCTTCTCCTCATCTTCTTCATCCTGTTCAGACCCGCGGGGATCATCCCCGAGCGGAAGTACATTCCCCCGGAGCCGAGGAAGACATGA